The Oryza brachyantha chromosome 7, ObraRS2, whole genome shotgun sequence genomic interval TTCTTAATTTTTCCGCCGTTGGCAGCTGTTGACTACTAAATGGTTGTTTGTTTCTCCCTCCGTGCTAGATTAGATTATAAGGGATTTTGACTTTCTATTTACGatgtttgaccactcgtcttattaaaaaaattaaaagtattatttattttatttatatattctttattattaaaaatagtttaaatattacttataaatttttataaatacattaaatttttaaataagacgaatgattaaaaattataagtgagTAGTCAGAATTTCGTATATTATCGGACAAAGGCAGTAGTCAACAGTCAAAGTCAACAAAGCTCAATTAATCCACCATCGATAGAAAATGCCCCTGGCGGACTGACCGGAGCATTCGAGCAATCGCGCAGTGGCTGAATCATCTCTTACAGCGGCGatgcctcgcgccgccgcggccctcCTCCTCACCGTGCTCGccctcgtcgcgccgccgctgtccgccgcggccaccgacgccctcgacgacgacgacgaccaccgcTCGGCGTTCCACGCGTGCGGGAACCAGGGCCAGTACGCTCCCAACAGCTCCTACGAGGCCAACCTGCGGTATCTCGCCGGCACGCTCCCGGCCAAGGTGAAcgggtcctcctcctccttcgccagcgtcctcgccggcgagcgaCCCGACGAGATCTCCGCGTACGGCTTCTGCAACTCGTCGTCGGGCTGCGCCGCCTGCCTCGCCACGGCCTTCCGGCACGCGCAGCTGGTGTGCCCGTACAGCAGGCGCGCCATGGCCGACCTCCGCGCGTGCCGTGTCAGCTACCACAACGTCCACCGCAGGGAGCAAGTCGTGCGCGTCGTACCAGCCGTGGCCATCTTCGGCGATCGTGAGTGATGCTGATCTGATTTTGTGCAACAAATTTACATGATCGATGCGGTTTCTAGGTACTCTGTTTCATTCCTATAGAAGGGCATGGGTTAATCCGCAGATAACTTAGAGGTTACTTTGTTAATAGCTTCAGAGTTAGCTCTAGTTCgattaaataaactaaattttgttttagagtaaacttatttctcttttatttaacTATAAGGTGAAGGGACAGTGAAGGGTCCAGAGACACTAATGAAGGGAAAGATTGTTGAATAGTCTCATATTGGTTGTGGAGAGACAAATGACCTAAGATATAAATGGGAGAGCCCTTCATCTCATTGGCTAGCTTTTAGAATGCGAAAGGCCTTTATGATCCTACATATATCTGATCATACATTACTCACCGTGCCAATCATTATTCGCCCCCATTAACATCCACTTAATTCTCAGGTATGTCGTCTCGGTGGTTGGAAATTTTGGTCGACGATTTTCCTATGATGCTGCTGTTGCAAGTAATGGGGATCGCCTGTGTGCTGTTCATGTTCCTTCAGGAGTGGAGAGCTAGCAGAAAAGGCGCTGCCAGTGCCAACCTGCTGCCTTAGGATGCTGTATCTGTTCGTTCAGTTCAGGTCTGTTTCATCTGGTTTCGTTTCTTCACAACAGAAATGCGAACAGTTTTATTACAAACAGCACGAATATTTCAACTtggttaaatataaatgtgaTGTAGGCAACTGCAGAGTTCTTGGAGATCTTGATCAGTCAGACTCTAAACTGATATCCATACTGCATTTGATGCAGGGTGTCAACTACTCAACTTCTGATTGTAAGCCTATAGATCGCTCAGCACTGAACAAGCAAATCCAGTTTGCTGCATAAGAAAACGTCACATTTCCACACAAGATGTACACGCAGTTTT includes:
- the LOC107304553 gene encoding cysteine-rich receptor-like protein kinase 10; the encoded protein is MPRAAAALLLTVLALVAPPLSAAATDALDDDDDHRSAFHACGNQGQYAPNSSYEANLRYLAGTLPAKVNGSSSSFASVLAGERPDEISAYGFCNSSSGCAACLATAFRHAQLVCPYSRRAMADLRACRVSYHNVHRREQVVRVVPAVAIFGDRMSSRWLEILVDDFPMMLLLQVMGIACVLFMFLQEWRASRKGAASANLLP